TGGAGAGTCCAAATTTTCAGCAGCACTTAGGATGTGTTATACTATTCAGGACAAAGCAGCCTGCTTGATTAGCATACACCAACCACGATAAGCATTCATTTGATTCCCCAGGAGTGCACAGCACAGAACATACTGGATTTACGAAAGTAGTCTACTCTGATGGTGCCAGCAAAACTTCTACCAGAAAGAAAGACAAGAACAATAGGCTCATGGAAACATCATTAGCTGCAGATTCCCCTCTAAGTAACatgccatcctgacttggaaacgtaTCACCTTTCCTACGGTTTCTGACCCAAGAAGTTGCAAGGGACGTCTTGCGAATGGAGTGCACCAAACCAAGAAAATGGTTCACAGTATCTCCTCAAAGCCAAATAGTTTTGGCAGCGATGCCCAGTTTACAAAGCAAAAATGAATGGGAGAAAATGGATCATAAATATCAGAATTGAAACCATGGGCTCAGCAATATGCTATGTTACAGGGTTATTCAATGTTACAGGAGTATATTTACTGTCAGAAAAGCAAATCAGCTGGTTCTGAGTTCCCAATTACTCACTATTAGCTGGTAGACAGTATTTTGTTTACATTTCAGCATTGCTACAGAATATACAGCATGCACAAAAATGAATACAGTTACATCATTTGAATTGCATTAAATTGATGAGAATTCTCTACGTCCTAGCAtgttaataataaaataatgtttGATTATTTTATCCTGCTTAAAATTCATATTTCCAGATTTACCAGTGTATATTTGGTCAACCTTTCCCATGTGTGAATAAATTCATCCAAATTTTGTACTCCTTTACATTATGCCATGTCACTAACTGCAGCCTGGGTTCCAACAAAATTTATAGGTTTCAGAGACAATACGTGAGCCCTTCATATCTACATTTTGCAAAGGACTTTGTTAAAGGTTGGAAAAACCATTGACAATACAAACTCTGTGAAGACCAGTTCAATATGTTAGATTTTTTAAACATGGACTACATCATTTTGTTTTGTTTGAACCTCTGCATACAAGTGAAATCGATTTTATTCTTCACAAGCAGCAGAGCACTGTTGTTGCCAGATGGCAAGAAGTATCAAAGAATAAACTTGTTGTTTTTAGTCATTCAATCTGTGTGAAGTCCATGAGCAATCAATTTTTTGCCAAAGGCTTACAGAAGTAAAAGGATGCTGAAACTTAGCTTTTTCCATTTTAGGTAAAGCAGAGAAGTCACAAAAGGTAGGTGACATGGAGACTTAGGGAATTACTAAATTAACTTGTGAATCAGCCTCCATTTTTAAGTAAAGTTTGATGCATTTATCAGAAAAATGGAAACATTTAAAAACCTTTGGTTTTGTGCAGTTATTAGATTTTTTAAATAAATCCCAATTTATGTTTTACATTATTGACAGATTTTAAAGTACTTTAAGGTTTTAATTTTGAATTGGGGCAGCATGCAAATAACAACCACTGAGCTGAACTGGATATGCCTGTACTCTGTTgatcttgtgttttatattctgtgttttttgctcattttcttttcttgttgccattttcatgatttgttttttctttatGCATGGTTGATATTTATTCTTTGGATGGGTTCTAgggttttctttattttgtggctgtctgtggggaagatgaatctcagggttgtatactgcatacatagtttgataatcaatgtacattaaatctttgaattttgaatctttaATTTTCAAATGCTGGAAAATTGATTCCTACTCTTTTTGGGCATAACATGTATGGTGTAGCAGAAGGTTAAGATTGGCATAATAAAGATATTAAATTGCTACATTTGTACAAACCTGGAGTACTCTACCAAGATTACATAAACATAGCATGAATCACAGATCTGCTTATGGCTTCAAACTTTGCCAAAAAATTAAGAAATGAAACCTTCATCCAGCACTTCTTTTTCTTAATTCAGAAAGAATTGTTAACATTAATTCAAGCAGGGCAGCAGTGCATCAACTGTAAAAGAACTTGGTCAAACTAGTATTCACAAGCATAGTAACAATATTTTGTATTGTGGCATATAAAATTAAGAATATAACTCCGCAGTTAAGTGTACACCCAAATTGACACTGTCATAACTGACCCTGGGTATCTTATGTGCTTTATTTttgtcactgatttttttttcaaaggaCCACTTTTATGATTCTTTTTAACAAAGCTTATTTATTTGCTGTATGATCTTTCCCATAGTTGTGTCTTTCATTGCAAAATACAATTCAAAACTAATTACAATCTAAAAAGTAAAACCTTTATAAGTGCCCTTCACTGAGAACAATTGGATCACACAAGCACACATTAACCAACAACACACAATGAGTACATTAATATAAATACATCATTTTGGACTCTGTATGTTCAGCATTGAAGTATGTTTAGTGCATTCTGGCATAGAATCGAAATGGTAACGATTGCTTACAACAAAAACTATAAGGACCTTAAACAGAAGGAGGTATTTTTAATGTCCTTTTAATTTGCAAAAGGGACAGGTATTATAGAGTGCAATGCGATATGAACCCACAAACACAAAGGCAGATAAATTAGTGTGTTAACTGCCTTTAATGTACTGAAAGTGATTTCACTATATTTTCCTTACATGCTTGCAGTCATGTGCCTCAACCTTTACAATATTTTACAGTCTGAGTGTTTGACTTAGTAAACCCATTCAATGGCAGATCCCTATTTGTTTGGATAGAGATTCATAACATGATGCCAGAGAAAAGTTAAGTCACTCAAAGATAGTATTTGAAGTTAATTCATTTCAGTATATACAATGTGTTTTATTTACAATGAAGCATAATTGATTCATCTCTTTTATACACCAAAAAAACTTCCAAGCATACTTCTTTGACAACTCTTCTCTAACAATATATCATCCTTAATACTCCAAACAAGCACTTTTAGGATTGTCCAACAATAAATACTATTGACCAGATACTAATATTTATTAcaagcaatttctgcactttatTCATGTTGAATAATGAGCTACTTATTGCTTGATACATAATTTAAGAATATTATTCTTTGCCTCATGATGTAAACACCTGTATTGCTCAAAATGGGAGAGAATTAGAGGTTGATGCTAAGTATCACAAGATCAACATATCAAACATATATAGCTGTAAATGGGTATTTGTATAAAATATTTACCATAAGTGAAACAATGAATACCTATGTTCTCTTCAATATTTACATCCACTAGTTTTTGCATGTACATATGTTGAGTTGTCCTATTGTTATATATCTGGAAATAGTGCACTTTCCCCTACTTTTTCCAATCTTTTCTATGAACAAAGTAAATAATGTCATTCTAAGTTGCTTCTGAAGCAGAATATATAGCCCGAATTCTGAACCTAAAATGTCTTCTTGACATTATTGAAGTTTTGGGAACTTCTATGATTATCTTACTGAAGAATTGTATATCTTGGTCATAGTCCTACTAACAGGACAGATGAGATTTCTGAGATTGTGGCAGGTCAGAGCAATATAAGTTGTGGAAGTATTTCACAATTCCTAAAATCCAAAGTAATGAAATAATTTGCATGTCTAGTTATTATCTTGACATtaaattttatattaaaaaatattTAATTGAATATTAATCATGTGATATTCTTGCTTACCCTTATAGTCACTCAGTGTTGCTAACTATTATAAAACAATTTGATTccctttcttcccctctgctgctACATAGGCAATATCTGTTTAGATTGGTTTTCACtcattcttattttacaaagctaTAAATATATTACGATTTTACTCTTGATCCTTAAAAAGAGTACTTCACTAACCAATCGATCTGATGAGCATTTTGCTTGTTTTAACCTTGCTGGTAACATTTTGAAATAATTATGGAAAAAATGTAATAGCAATTGCCCAGAGAAAGAGAGTTAATTATTTCCTCCTTCCAGTGACACATGTAGGCATGCAGGTGTCCAATATTGCTCATTACACCACACCATATTTCTTCATCTATAGCATGTGATATCACAGTGGCAACTTGTTCAACAGGGGGAGTTTTCTATGTATTGTATTCATGCATCAAATGATTCTTCTGTTTGTATGATATCTATGCAACTTTTGACCAAGTTTACAAATGAAATATCTCAGAAACATTAACTATACATTGCAGAGAAACATCCACCAGATGGAACCCTTCACTCTTGTTTTTTGGTGAATGACTTACTTAAATATCATTCAAATAAATACTGTAggaagaaggaaggggaagaataTCTTAATGATATGTCACTTGTAAAACATCCTTTGAAAATTACAGCCATTTATGATCGATTTTCCAAAGAAAAGTATTGCTTTAAAACTGTGTTCAGTTTCATCAAACACAAACATTCATGTATGTCAGATCAATGGGAGATCTGTGAATTAGCTATTTTCAGTCCATTCTGGCACCATGCCAACTCCATGTACTGAGTGGTATTGATGTGGTGAGAGGGTTCTTGACATGCCATGTGGATACAAGTAGTCACCAGGTTGAAGATTGCTTGCAGACTGAATGCCAGCTTGAGGAGCACAAGACCTGACTATGGGCTGGTGAGAAACTGAGGTCTGATGCTGAAACATATTGTGCGTATCCCCTATCTGTGGAGATGTATGGTTGGAAACTCCAGAGATGCGAGGCATTAATGGGCTTGATGTGAAATGTGCTGAGAAGTGTTGGTAGGGTATTCGGTCCATAGGCTGCATTGCAGTCACTGTGCAGCTGCTGTAGGAAGGAACAGTGGCCCAAGTGTTGCAACTAATGTCATCAAGGCTGGAGCTGGGGTCCGTTCCTGGTGTAGAGCCAGCATACATGCATGCTTGCCGTTGTGCTGAGTCAGTCCGATAAGAAGGAGTAAGGTTTTGTTGTTGGGAGTAACTTGAGGACCTGTAGAAAGGGTCATCTTCAGGCGGAGGACTTTCTATATATGACTTCTTGAATGGATGCTCGGTCGAGTTGCAGTCTTCTTCTACTGTTTATATAAATAAATCAGAGTGGAATCAAGTTTAATTAATAGGCCATCTATGTATGAAGCATCTCTATTGAAGACATTGCATTTGTTTGTAAATTTGATTAAAATGATCTCATAAATATTTTAGTAGTAATTTTGTCTGTAAATATCTTGGGTCCATGAGGTATAGTGTCTCATGTCTTTGAGGTCACTTCAGATCAGCAGGTTGTGAACTTAAGTTTCATTTCATAGGCACAACAGCAATGCCTTGGCTCACACTCCACTCTATGCCGTTACTAAGAGGAGGTGGCAAGGTCAGAACCATATACCGTATTGGAATGAGGCATTGAACTGAGGTCTTTTGCACTCACTGATTATTGTTAAAGATTCCGCGACATTATCTGAAGAATAACAAGCGAGTTCTTCTCCAGTGTCCTGGCAAACATTGAGGCCTCAATAAATGTGACCAGATGAGATGATTATCTGGACAATAGTGCATGTTTGCATATATTTCCTTTGTTACAGCAGCGACCATACTTCATTGGCTGTTATGTATTTAGAAGCCTACTGAAATTGAAGAAAGTTCTCTATTGAGACAAATGTTTTTTTCCTCTTTATCGTGGCCTTATCAAACAGTTTCCTAGTTCTTGCTACCTCCAAGTTCCAACATGTATACATTAACAATTCTCAACTTATTACTTCAATTAGATTATAAAGCCAATCCAAATAATCCTAAATACTTAACATCTGTTTTTGTCACGGGTTCTGTTCCTCAACATGTTCCTTAAGGCATATCTCTGATAACTTACTTCTCCACGATAGTTAGTTCTTGCCTTCCATGCAATGAAATGTtgattttaaaaaaggaggaaaggGTCTTTAGAAGCCCTGACTGTGTGAGGTGGAGCTGGGACTGGGAAGGTCACATGCTCGTTTAATATCACAGCATTCCATCTCGCCACTGTAGCCCCAAGAGTTGTTTATTTTTTGACACTCAAGCGGAACAGATAACAGGTTATTTAGAGAAGCCACCCACAGAAGGGACAgttcagatctctcagtgggaacaCTTGAGGTGGACGTCTACTTGTCAGTTTATTTTTTTACATCTGCTGATTCCTCGAAAATAGGACACCACCAAGTGTTGTGCTAACAATATTATTGGAACTAGAAAATATTTCCTTCCCAAGTCTGGCATTTACTACTATCTATCTTTTCACTGTAACATTTGAAGATGATTCTGACAGGACGCTCACAGCGTTATGAGAGCTCACAATAAAATACACAGAAGGGTTGGCGAATGCTGTTCCTTACCTTTCCTTTTGTTGCAATGATAGAGCGGACTCTGTTCCTGGGAGAGTGAATATGGATTGGGAGGGAGCAGCTCTTGAGATGAACTGGAAACACCGTTCTCACATTGGTACTGGGAGCTCAGGTTGTTGGACACGGGCAACACTCGTACCTCCCCACTGAACTGATTGGCAGCGGACCCCACACGTTGCCTGACCGTGCTCCTGGGAACCACGGGGTATTCTTTACTGTAAGCATATTACAAAAATGGATACATTAACATTCAAACTAGGATAATATTCTGTACCTCAATATTATACTGCTTACATGGAGCACAATCTTTGTTGTAATTGAGGTTACAATATGTGTTAAAACTATACGTATAGTTGAGTCTGCGACCCGAAGAGTTAAACTTCATGTACCATTTAAAACATTCTTGCAGGCTTTGAAAATCTAACTGTTTTTGATATTATTCTGTGATTCCCCCTCTGTTACCCGTTACTCTGTCAATTCTAATAAAGGCTATGAAAAAATGCACAGATGTCACCCTAAGAATCTTTCCCACgcgcacaatgggctgaatggcctcttgaTGATACATAATGTTGCTTTAGGAAAATCTTGCTTTCTTGTTTATGGCCCAAACAATGGGTTAATCATATTCAACGAATGCTTACTTTAAGCCGTTATTTTAAGGCATGCATTCATTGGCCAGGGTCGGCGGGTGCCTGATTTCAATTTTTGAATAAAGGAATCTTGGATCAATCAGCACTTGGAAAATCTGACCCAATGCATTGCTGTCTAAAGGCCAAGTGTGACCAACATTGAAAAATGAGTCTTATGATGTACAAGCTCTGTGTACAAAGTTGGGCTGTTAATACAAAATAATTAAGGAAGAttctaatattttaaaaaatgtcctTAATTGCGGTCTGTCCACAGTGCCGGGTTTGCAGCAAGTATATTTTATGCCCTACTCTACCATTGCGGCTATACTTTAAATGGGCTCTATAGGCCGGAAAGGATTTTGGCGTGTTCTTAGGCGCCAAGaaaatgcaagtttttttttcatgttCACAAGGATATCCTCGCAAAAGATTTGGTCAGCACAATGAGGAAGCGTTTGCCTGCGAACAGCTCAAGAATCCCCAGCAGAACAAAGCTGGCATGGTACTGAACAGGAATGGGTTTGACTGAAAGTAAAACCGTGAAATTGAATAATGTATGTTATTTATATAGCATCCTGGACAATTTATATTTTGGCATTTTGTCCATTACATGCAATCCAGAGTGTGCGCGCAAGTTACCTTTGCATCCGAGACATTCGGTGCAACTCCATATCATCGCTTCCACGAAATCCCTTTGCAAATGGgttattttctattttaagttggGTAATCTAAATTAGAAATTAAAATGACGTTGAGTTTCTTACAGCATTTCAACATAAAGTAGTTTCAAATGGAGCCCCCAATTAAACATCCCCTGTGAAAATAATGACAATGCTAACAAGCCTGCTGATATGAGACAAGAATATACTTGCGTATCTGAACTTTGTTTTGTTTAGAAATTTTAAAACTTCCTTAATGCACTGTGCAACGTTTTTCGCATTTAAGGTGGGTAGGAGTTTTTACTGGTACTTTCCCAACATTTAACAGATATTCTCATGCAGAAAGTGTATTCAACAGACCTCGGCGCAAAGATGTGTAACTTTGTGTAATCCATCACTAAGTTGTATAAAGCTGAAGGCTCAATGCACAGCTTACAATCGGTTTTTTGCCGTCTGCCAGGTGGACCAGTTGATTTGGAAGTGTCAGTATCACCTGGCCACAGCAACCAGTAATTGGAAAGGGAATCTCAAAACCTTTGAATTGGATTTCCTTGACGAACAATTGTTAACCAAGTTAAAAGAGGCAGAAACTTCTTGGAAAGTTTGTTATATTAGTTCAGAGCGCATGAATTCCAAGCCACAAGTTCTCGCTGCTCTCGTCACCTTTTTTTGAGGTTTAGCTGGGTGACCATTACGGCCTGCTAACTTGACTAGAGCCGGCTCTGGACACAGTCAGTACCAGGTATTGCTGGTGTAGCGGTAGCCCTGGCCAGCATCCCATTAACCAGGTCCGACTGAAAATGAAGATATATAGAACTTGACTTTCAGTATTTCAATGGCAAATGGATAAGGCGCAAATGATTAAGGACAGTTACCTCGCGGTAATTATCTCCACTGCTGGGAAAATGTAGGGCCAGCATTTCACACAACTAAGTAACTTGCAGAGAATACTTTGGGCAAAGCTGTAAAGGGACACGTTAGAATTAAAACTTGCTTTAAGTCGACGTCAAAGCAAATTGTATTGGAAATTTTGAAACGCCCCCTTCGAACATTCGTTGCATTTAGCTTTAGATAATATTTTCCCGCGTGGGTCCCGTCAGTGGCTCCACGACTTGCAAGTAGCATGTAAGTAATACACGTCAGCCTAACACCGAACTTGCTACTTGATTAAATAGGTTAGTCGGAGGAGTGAAGTAGGGGCGTCATTGCATTAAGGAACCACAAGGCAAAGCACAACGAAGTCACATCATACCAGGGTTGAATTACACTGTTCAGTTTATGCAGTTATTATTTGCAGAAATATAAGCCAAACAACTAGCTTTCCTTTTATTAATCAGCTGCACTATTTGATTTTAAGCATCCATCTTATAACAAAAACTCTGCATTTCATGTCTCAGTACATGTACGTTTCTTCTTTTCGGGGGCAATGTATTTCTTCATAACACGTCGTTATTTTCAATATTTCTAATAGCTTGTTTTGCGATACTTTCTCTGAACGTACGGTTAATCTCAACTTTAAATTCTTGTTACAAACATATTGATGATTAAATGGCATTTCTACAGGAAAACCAGAGTTACTTTTAAAGACACATTATAGAAGCTAAATTTTATTTATACTTTTCACAATATTTTGTTATCCATTTTTGAGGAATTTTGAGGAAAATTTTTGAGGAAGCTAATGCACTGTGTGCAAGTTTAAGTAACTCTCCTGATGCGTGCTCAGTCGTGGGAAAATCATGCCAaactaagttaaaaaaaaagtgttCCGCTAAGGAACTAAACGCTTAAGCAAGAGTGTATAGAGTTAAAAATAATTTCTTTGTCAGCCGAATAAcctattctgtttttgttttgttgttacaACCTGATGCAACTTGTGCCCCGTTTTGAATGAATTTTAAATTGTGGGCTTCTGGGCACCTAAATTGCAGTTATTATCTTCTTGCTACGAAGCGAGTAAAATCCTCGAATCCATACCCTCAATTTAAACAAAGTCTCTTTTGTTTTAAAATCACGTTTCCCTGAGATATTTTACAATCCAATGAAGAAAATTGGTCTCTTTAAGGTAAAACCAAAAACTAATACTACAAAACTTGCACTTGGTGGCATTTCAAGGAAACGCAAACTTTTTTCATTAAGCATGATAAATGTCAGTTCCGTTTTGCAATTGGTGAACTGCAGGTGAGGTTTTTACTTTGATTGCGGTTGGAAAGTTAAATGGATTCCTACCCCGAGATTCGACCTTTTCCTGGAATGAGTGCTGCGGCAGAACGTGTTTGCCCGTCAATTGTTTAAACGGGCGGGTAACGCAATTGAATGGAGCTATAAAAATATCTTGCTCTCCCTCTTCAGATCTTTCAATGACATCCGCCAGAGTGCTTGTTGATCTCTGAAACTTTAATCCTCAACTAATTCCCCAAATGGCGTTATTTCACTAAAGGCGGAAATTAAAAATTAGTCTAAACTTTACATAGGTGGCGAGTAATTGAAGTATCCGCGTATAATGCtcacaaaaaaaaatcctaacAGAAATTTTTTAAAGGACGTTAATCGCAAATGCTAGACGTCTGAAACAAAAGTAGAAATTATTCGATATATAATTATGCAATTAATTTGCATCTAGTAAAACAACCAAGAAGGCTGAGGTGTTACTGCAAACACATCACCTCAGTTTTAGCCATTTTTTTCATAGACCCTGGCCAATTATGCAAAGATCACATCACGTAAATGGGCAATATTTAAACATTTAATGGTTGTGAACAAAATTCTTACAGTACAGATACAAGGCGTCGCGTTCGTTTGCACTGTGCCCCAGACTGTGACCTGTCCAGCGCCGTGGACTGAATCCACTGCGGCCTAGTTATACCATGAGCCTCGATGTCTCTTCTCTTTACAAACAGTGAGTGGAAATTGAAAAGTCGGATTACaggggtgagagtgggagaatggatcagGTTCTCACAAAATCCTCACCTTATGGTTTTGGTACGACGTCACAGCGATAAAGGCAGTTTCAGAGAAAACATGGGTACAGAATGCGGTGTTTTTCGAGCCAAATCCGTTATTCTCGTCAGCCTTTACGATATGGAGCCTGGGCTGGTACTTGTGCATCGAATTTAGGATAATCTAACGAAAGAAAATAAGCGCAGTTAAATTTGGATCCAAATTATGGATCTAAATTAAGCAATTTGTCAATTTGGGCAATTGCGGTAACAGGAAACTGCACGTCAAAGGCGCGGGAtgaggaaaggaaaggggggggggctGTCGCCTCTGTAGTTAAAAGCCAATGGAAGGCTCGGCATAGTTTTCCGTCACCTACTTCTACAGTAACTCTCATCCCAATGGCAACTTGTTCCAGATAACTCTGGGTAATGCTGGCATTCTGTGTAGATGCTCAGAATGGCTGTGATTTTGTTTTGGAAAACACCCAATTTCCTAAACCCCTTCCATGAACAGCCAACCACTCAAAAGGAGATGCTGTCTTTGATTATAAAATGTGATTTAAAACTTTTCAAGCATCTGGTAATACGAAAATGACTTTCCGAAGTACTCCTGCAATTATTCCAAGATCGCCAAGATTGTTGGTGGGAAGGGGGCGGGGGAAGGGTTACGAGTGAATCTGGCGACAGAAAGACGCTGCTTGTCCCGCAATGGCATACCCTCCAAGTCATCCCTTCTTGGAGTCCCTCTCATCCCCCAGGCTTAGTTAAATTGCTTTGACAGTCTCGTAAGCCCTAAACATCACTGGTGAAAGATCTAATGATTTTTAATTTCATTACGTCCCGCTTAGTTGAGAGGCTACCAGTACTGGTTACATCCAGCAATTTGTTAAACGTAGTTTTCATTGTTGCGTTTCTATTCGATTGTTTAGGTAGATTTTTGCAATCGCCGCCTTTTCACAGTAGGGAAGACGGGTTTCATCCAGCTCCCATCCACTGCCCGGCAGTTTCCAAGACTACCATTAACCAACGAAGTGCTTAATGTCTGGAAACTCCGGCTTACTATTCTGGTAGAAGAATATTATGAAGCTTAAATAAAACTGTTAAAATTTGAGTTTTCAGTTTTTGCTTTTAGCTCCATTTTCTAATGTTAATTCTTATCTCTCGGCAAACCTCGCAAATAATACAGGGCAGCAGAGATGGGATGACTTACTTTAAAATTACGTTTAATTCATCCAATAAAGCAACGGCGCTCATTTTACGACAAATAGCATAGGAGGAAGACCAAAAGGATTTCATTAGAGCCCTAAAACTTACGGAGAATAAGTTTGGACCACTCTTTATAATAAAATGATAGTTACATCAGTTGTATTCGAAAGTCTGGATGCGCAAAAGCAGGGGAATGAACGCGTGTGCCTTCTCTCATAATACTCATATTGTTTATGTTAAGGGAGACCTCCCCATGTCCCATAATGCACTACAGCAGAATGAGGCAATATGTGTTCGGGACCATTAATTTCAGGTGAAGTGAAAGGTTCCATTCTCAAATCGTGTTTGCAATCCATGGCATTCCTGGTGCGTCGCTTTAAAAAAATACACACACGTACACTATTTGGCCCAATGCCGCAGTTGAAATAGTAACCCTGTTAATGTCCACTTCTAGGATGTATAGCAACATGAGAAAACCAACAACAGTTATTCATGTTACACCAGATGTTCTATACAGTTCCATCGCCCTCCAACTCTCTGCTTAAGCCTTCGCGAACCAACGCCAGTTAAATCCGTCACATTTCCCTTCGGTGTGAACGGCAAGCAGCTTGGCACGATTGAGCTTTCCTTGTTCGCGTCCAATGCAATGTTGATTTGTGCAATTCTATTAAGATTGGGCAAGTTTTGAAGATAATTAAGAGTTCAGCTACTTAGTGGAAAGAAAGAGACTTCAAATAAAATGAGCTCAGAGCACTTACGTGTCCGAAGGGGTCCAGGTGGTTATTGGTAAGTTTCAGCTTTTGGAAGGAGACCAACTGTCTCATCCAATGAGCCCCAGTAGCAGGTGAATCTGGATGAACGTAGAGCCTGCCCGGCATTGCGGGCTCTGCCTTCCCCGTCACAGACCTTGAGAAAACAAAGCATGGAAAATGTTCAGATTCATCGGAGCTGAACTCCTACATCAGTCCAGTCTAGACGTAGAGCACACAAAGCGCATTGACAACGATAAAACAGGTGTTGCTCTCAGTGAATATGTTATACATTTTGAAACCAAACCCCGAATTTACATTGCAGAATCGCTGCTAGCAAGTGAAACGATCCAAATGCCTGATTTTAAACCCCCGGTGCTTGTCTGAATTAAATCTTAGGAGCCATTTAGCAGGCGTTCATTTGCCCTCACACGGCCTCCTTTGCAGACCATGTCCGTGCCACTTCCGACCCGTGTAACAGCATGTCACGTTTTTGAAAGGCTAATCCTTCTCACCTCCATTACCGCGCCAATCCTAATCTGTTCATAGCAACCAGCATACGGCTTCCTTTACTAGTGAACCGGATAACCGAACAGTACGTAGCACTTGCCATTTATTATCAGCGAATTTGTAACGGTGATCATCCGCCGGCACGATATCCATTAGAAGGATGTATTTTGTCTTCGGATTTAACCCGGTCACCTTCACTTTGTAACTAGGAAACATGCGCCTGAAGTAAAACGAGAAGCGTGGAGGAGTGATAAATTGGCAAAAATTTACTACAGAAAATAGTAACCACTTTCATTGATGATGTATGT
The genomic region above belongs to Hypanus sabinus isolate sHypSab1 chromosome 13, sHypSab1.hap1, whole genome shotgun sequence and contains:
- the LOC132403545 gene encoding LOW QUALITY PROTEIN: T-box transcription factor TBX5-like (The sequence of the model RefSeq protein was modified relative to this genomic sequence to represent the inferred CDS: inserted 1 base in 1 codon; substituted 1 base at 1 genomic stop codon), which gives rise to MDGGVLKFHRVFVLCLSCQDAGGSAMSLCVWISAGWTGAQHFERTKGXPTSLQSARSSGCARNSYITHTAPTKSTLWGNCFPTSALHAKFLVPRYPKHYDKALSFFSLSRFLLHVRQPGSVWRSAIPLAIYGLFSLGCVLCLTREDSDXEGLYQYSFIVDRSEERTVLYDCRFTLLTIKSQYSGFRASFARTVRGNMAETEEGFGLPATTHGEPESKEHSSENKQDSLLGAASKPHSPQQATYSQQGMEGIKVYLHERELWLKFHEVGTEMIITKAGRRMFPSYKVKVTGLNPKTKYILLMDIVPADDHRYKFADNKWSVTGKAEPAMPGRLYVHPDSPATGAHWMRQLVSFQKLKLTNNHLDPFGHIILNSMHKYQPRLHIVKADENNGFGSKNTAFCTHVFSETAFIAVTSYQNHKITQLKIENNPFAKGFRGSDDMELHRMSRMQSKEYPVVPRSTVRQRVGSAANQFSGEVRVLPVSNNLSSQYQCENGVSSSSQELLPPNPYSLSQEQSPLYHCNKRKVEEDCNSTEHPFKKSYIESPPPEDDPFYRSSSYSQQQNLTPSYRTDSAQRQACMYAGSTPGTDPSSSLDDISCNTWATVPSYSSCTVTAMQPMDRIPYQHFSAHFTSSPLMPRISGVSNHTSPQIGDTHNMFQHQTSVSHQPIVRSCAPQAGIQSASNLQPGDYLYPHGMSRTLSPHQYHSVHGVGMVPEWTENS